A genome region from Thermococcus gorgonarius includes the following:
- a CDS encoding YkgJ family cysteine cluster protein, which produces MNLETRLVATIDLKTLDVTIHSRVKFKCVENCGKCCRELEIPLRDEDIERIEELGYNAWEFVDYEKLFYRGDKFLGYGLKKRPFDDSCVFLDPETKRCRIYKHRPLACRLYPFVFIKKGDKMEVHIKLDSLCPGIDHPEGEPVTAEFILREYGEVIEEYHTKTTKESGTLAERK; this is translated from the coding sequence ATGAACCTCGAAACGAGGCTCGTGGCCACAATAGACCTGAAGACTCTAGATGTTACAATTCACTCCAGAGTGAAGTTTAAATGCGTTGAGAACTGCGGAAAATGCTGCCGAGAGCTGGAGATACCACTCAGAGACGAGGATATAGAGAGAATAGAAGAACTCGGGTACAACGCATGGGAATTCGTGGACTATGAAAAACTGTTCTATAGGGGGGACAAATTCCTGGGTTACGGCCTGAAAAAGAGACCCTTTGATGATTCATGTGTTTTCCTGGACCCTGAGACGAAAAGATGCAGAATATACAAGCACAGACCCCTGGCCTGCCGGCTTTACCCCTTTGTTTTCATAAAAAAAGGCGACAAAATGGAGGTTCACATCAAGCTTGATTCTCTCTGCCCCGGAATAGACCATCCCGAGGGAGAACCCGTAACGGCTGAGTTCATCCTGAGAGAGTACGGCGAAGTGATTGAAGAATACCACACCAAAACCACGAAAGAGTCGGGGACACTCGCTGAGCGAAAGTGA
- a CDS encoding phosphoribosyltransferase family protein → MSQLKSVKEKLRLITLLRLLKKSYTYEELSKITGLPITVLNRYVRGKVLPNSERTRELTQLLSQYVNLENEVKKRLRFDSRGFFDSMSVLSDTSLMTLLSEEIASRLKDVEIEKILTAATDGIPLAVHLGRELGVDVVYAKKKKEVGVEKFYEVNYVPSASGSITTLYLPSWALSKGEKVLIVDDVVRSGETQRALVDLCRQAGAEPVGMVFLVSVGDIVDRLREEYGIPVESIVALER, encoded by the coding sequence GTGAGCCAGCTGAAGTCAGTTAAGGAAAAACTGAGACTTATTACTTTACTCAGGCTCCTGAAGAAAAGCTACACCTACGAAGAGCTTTCAAAGATAACCGGACTCCCAATAACTGTCCTCAACAGATACGTAAGAGGAAAGGTCCTTCCCAACAGCGAGAGAACCAGAGAGCTTACCCAGCTGTTGTCCCAGTACGTGAACCTCGAAAATGAGGTGAAAAAGAGGCTTCGCTTTGACAGCAGGGGCTTTTTCGACAGCATGTCCGTACTCAGCGACACATCACTGATGACCCTCCTATCCGAGGAAATAGCGAGCAGGCTTAAGGACGTTGAAATCGAAAAGATACTGACAGCGGCCACCGACGGTATTCCACTGGCAGTTCACCTTGGAAGAGAGCTCGGCGTTGACGTTGTCTACGCCAAGAAGAAAAAAGAGGTCGGTGTGGAGAAGTTTTACGAGGTCAACTACGTCCCAAGCGCCTCGGGGAGCATAACAACCCTCTATCTCCCATCGTGGGCGCTGTCGAAGGGGGAGAAAGTCCTCATAGTCGACGACGTCGTCAGGAGCGGAGAGACCCAGAGAGCACTCGTTGACCTCTGCAGGCAGGCCGGTGCAGAACCCGTCGGAATGGTGTTCCTGGTGAGCGTTGGGGACATAGTTGATAGACTCAGGGAAGAATACGGAATTCCTGTAGAGAGCATCGTGGCCCTGGAGAGATGA
- a CDS encoding Lrp/AsnC ligand binding domain-containing protein gives MMEAIILIVTRPGAEKKVYDQLKNHPKVKEVYQVYGEYDLIARVEVEDIRNLDEFHDNVLRKIKEIEATETLIASTYGAKE, from the coding sequence ATGATGGAGGCCATAATCCTTATAGTTACGAGACCCGGGGCAGAGAAAAAGGTCTACGACCAGCTTAAAAACCACCCCAAAGTAAAGGAAGTCTACCAAGTATACGGAGAGTACGACCTCATTGCCCGGGTGGAAGTTGAAGACATAAGGAACCTCGATGAGTTCCACGACAACGTCCTTAGAAAAATAAAAGAGATCGAGGCAACTGAGACACTGATAGCCAGTACCTACGGAGCCAAGGAGTGA